From one Mytilus edulis chromosome 1, xbMytEdul2.2, whole genome shotgun sequence genomic stretch:
- the LOC139524819 gene encoding electroneutral sodium bicarbonate exchanger 1-like → MIRKDRKGLHPRNIVDMQRSTLHDQPFEYAPTGWVQRIINNNRREVSHKAHSVFCELDVLRKHYDNYEWKESARWVKYEENLEEGGKRWSKPHVASLSMHSLFELRCAFVDGVVTLDHDAHSLSNVNDKLLEEWQDQNDMDTRLRPHLRDIMLAGHKHSHIKRSKAPKGSRTLSDIADERSEAEKGGYGFQLASSASLASMDSSGLHSVPSSQDLMIDPTSPSYKPNLNFMRKIPKDAEAANVMVGEVEELEKRLIGFVRLKEPRLLGDVTEVALPSRFVCFMFGPKGSMTQLMELGRCISTMMVDEIFRELAYKCLDKEEFLAGVDEFMEQVTVLPPGEWDPKIRLEPPSKVPSQNFRKNSVNPLLGKLLPAEEEGHSIDDPALSWSKIPFKGLIDDVKRKIPHYPSDFKDSLHIQCFASFVYVFLGTLTPNVTFGGLLGQATDQYMGVMECIFAAAVSGVLFALCGGQPMNILGSTGPMLVLETIIYNLCKDNDWDFMPARFWVGMWTVLFILIIVIFNLSSCVKYITRFTEDSFATLIAVIFIVEAFKKLFEIEKDYPVNFHPDDPIPFNCSCSSTCNENVTTALGALAYGAFTNYTCTGTENFTTSNISINWNGLTPAECSEFGGSWGCDPKQYYGDVFFLSVILFAGTFGITVLLISFKTSSLFPNVIRQRVSDFSVLIAIVSMVLLDYFLGLPTPKLTVPSEFKPTRPGRGWIISPFSDKNPWWLYLAASVPAALSTILVFLDQQITAVIVNRKEHKLQKGVGYHLDMFIVAITVGIHSLLGLPWYVAATVSALAHVQSLQKESECTAPGEKPVFLGVREQRVTALFIGILSGLAVLITSVLRIIPMPVLYGVFFFMGFSALRGQQFVDRLILFLQPRKYQPDVPYIRHVQLWRIHIFTIIQIICLVLLWVVKSIKSISIAFPLLVLATGIVRKVLECIYTNHELKYIDDLLPGSEKKSHNEDNEKIDVPYKTFSSIDSVSAIVEDKENGIKPSFYVDEECDVKQRTTALGNTKL, encoded by the exons gaagCACCTTACATGATCAACCTTTTGAATATGCTCCTACGGGCTGGGTTCAGAGAATAATCAACAATAATAGAAGAGAAGTTTCGCATAAAGCTCACAGCGTTTTCTGTGAATTAGACGTTCTTCGGAAACATTATGATAACTATGAATGGAAAGAATCGGCAAG GTGggttaaatatgaagaaaattTGGAAGAAGGAGGAAAACGCTGGTCCAAGCCTCATGTTGCCTCTTTGTCTATGCACTCGCTGTTTGAATTGCGATGTGCTTTCGTGGATGGCGTTGTTACACTAGACCATGATGCCCATTCGCTATCTAATGTCAATG ACAAGCTCCTTGAAGAATGGCAGGATCAGAATGATATGGATACAAGGTTACGCCCACATCTTAGGGATATAATGTTGGCGGGACATAAACACAGCCATATCAAGCGTTCGAAGGCACCTAAAGGAAGCAGAACTCTGTCTGATATTGCTGATGAGAGAT CGGAGGCAGAAAAGGGAGGATATGGTTTCCAACTTGCATCAAGTGCCAGTCTTGCAAGTATGGATAGCTCTGGACTGCATAGTGTTCCAAGTTCACAAGATCTTATGATTGACCCAACTAGTCCCAGTTATAAG CCCAACTTGAACTTTATGAGGAAGATACCAAAAGATGCCGAGGCTGCCAATGTTATGGTCGGAGAAGTTGAAGAGCTTGAGAAGAGATTGATTGGTTTTGTGAGGCTAAAAGAGCCACGTCTTCTTGGTGATGTAACAGAAGTGGCATTGCCGTCACgctttgtttgttttatgttcgGACCGAAAGGAAGCATGACCCAGCTAATGGAACTCGGAAGATGCATATCAACTATGATGGTTGATGAG ATATTCCGTGAATTAGCTTACAAGTGTCTTGATAAAGAAGAGTTCTTGGCTGGTGTTGACGAGTTCATGGAACAAGTAACGGTTCTACCACCTGGGGAATGGGATCCAAAAATTCGTCTCGAACCACCTTCGAAAGTTCCATCTCAG aatttTAGAAAGAATTCAGTTAATCCGTTACTTGGGAAACTTTTACCAGCAGAAGAAGAAGGACACAGTATAGATGACCCGGCACTCTCGTGGTCAAAAAT ACCATTCAAGGGTTTAATAGACGATGTAAAACGAAAGATTCCACATTATCCCTCTGACTTCAAGGATTCCTTACATATACAATGTTTTGCTTCATTTGTCTATGTGTTCCTTGGAACCTTGACACCAAACGTAACATTTGGTGGATTGCTTGGTCAAGCTACAGATCAGTACATG gGAGTGATGGAGTGTATTTTTGCAGCAGCAGTTTCTGGTGTCTTGTTCGCCTTATGTGGAGGACAACCAATGAATATTTTAGGAAGCACAGGTCCCATGTTAGTGTTGGAAACAATCATCTATAATTTATGCAA AGATAATGATTGGGATTTTATGCCGGCGAGATTCTGGGTAGGAATGTGGACTGTACTTTTCATTCTTATTATAGTCATATTTAACCTAAGCTCATGCGTCAAGTATATCACTCGATTCACAGAGGACAGTTTTGCTACACTGATTGCAGTGATATTTATTGTGGAGGCCTTCAAGAAATTATTTGAGATAGAAAAGGATTATCCTGTTAACTTTCATCCCGATGACCCTATTCCTTTCAACTGTTCATGTAGCAGTACATGTAATGAAAACGTCACAACAGCGCTTGGGGCCCTCGCCTATGGTGCTTTTACCAACTATACGTGCACAGGAACAGAAAATTTTACAACCAGCAATATAAGTATCAACTGGAATGGTCTGACACCAGCCGAGTGTAGTGAGTTCGGTGGAAGCTGGGGTTGCGATCCTAAACAATATTATGGAGATGTTTTTTTCCtgtctgttattttatttgctgGAACTTTTGGAATAACAGTCTTATTGATTTCATTCAAAACTAGCTCACTGTTTCCAAATGTA ATTCGTCAAAGAGTAAGTGACTTCAGTGTGTTGATAGCCATTGTTTCCATGGTGTTGCTTGATTATTTTCTAGGTCTCCCGACACCAAAACTAACTGTACCCAGTGAGTTCAAG CCAACAAGACCAGGTCGTGGATGGATCATTAGTCCCTTTAGTGACAAGAACCCGTGGTGGTTGTATTTAGCTGCTAGTGTTCCTGCTGCACTTTCAACAATCTTAGTCTTTTTAGATCAACAAATTACTGCTGTGATTGTCAATAGAAAAGAACATAAATTACAG AAAGGGGTTGGTTACCATTTAGATATGTTTATAGTTGCCATTACTGTGGGTATTCATTCATTGCTTGGTCTTCCATGGTACGTAGCTGCCACTGTGTCTGCACTTGCTCATGTCCAAAGTTTACAGAAAGAATCTGAATGTACAGCTCCTGGCGAAAAACCAGTGTTTTTGGGAGTCAG AGAACAGAGAGTGACAGCTTTATTTATTGGTATACTAAGTGGTTTGGCCGTACTCATAACCAGTGTTCTTAGG attatacCAATGCCAGTGTTATATGGGGTCTTTTTCTTCATGGGATTTTCGGCATTGCGGGGACAACAG TTCGTGGATCGTCTGATCTTGTTCCTACAGCCACGGAAATACCAACCCGATGTGCCTTACATTCGTCACGTACAGTTGTGGAGAATTCATATCTTTACCATCATCCAGATAATCTGTTTGGTGCTATTGTGGGTCGTGAAGAGCATTAAATCTATTTCCATTGCCTTTCCACTTTTG GTGCTAGCTACTGGAATAGTACGAAAAGTACTGGAGTGTATTTACACAAATCATGAGCTGAAATATATCGATGATTTACTTCCAGGAAGTGAAAAGAAGTCTCACAACGAG GACAACGAGAAAATTGATGTTCCATATAAAACATTTAGCAGCATTGATTCTGTCAGCGCAATAGTAGAGGACAAAGAAAACGGAATTAAACCAAGCTTTTATGTTGACGAGGAATGTGACGTGAAACAGAGAACAACAGCTCTAGGAAACACAAAACTTTGA